In Pedobacter africanus, a single window of DNA contains:
- a CDS encoding efflux RND transporter periplasmic adaptor subunit, whose translation MKTTALLLATMLIYACSGNKPQATAPPVPGLPVSTVSQSSETTFLEYPAAIQGAADLEIRPQVAGALDRVFINEGQYVAAGQPLFKINEQPFLEALNTAKASLSAAEAAILNAQLEVDKLVPLVQNKVVSDVQLKTAKATLQIAKANAAQAKAGVAAAQINLAYTIIKAPVSGYIGLLPKKQGSLVSPSDTAPLTQLSDVHEVRVYFSLGEDDFIDFNSKYSGKTLTERIKNVPSVALVLADQSVYPQEGKIDMVDGQFDKQTGAITLRASFPNAQGLLRSGNTGKIRISMEHKNALIVPQSATVEMQDKIFVFTVADSNKVKKMPISIIGKSGTNYLVKEGVKSGDQIVLSGLDRLQEGQEIRPEKPTNKVARLN comes from the coding sequence ATGAAAACAACTGCTTTACTTTTAGCTACAATGCTGATATACGCCTGTTCAGGCAACAAGCCACAGGCTACAGCACCTCCGGTACCGGGATTGCCTGTATCTACAGTCAGTCAAAGTTCTGAAACTACCTTTCTCGAATACCCTGCCGCTATTCAGGGAGCTGCCGATCTGGAAATAAGACCTCAGGTTGCAGGTGCACTCGATAGGGTGTTCATCAACGAAGGCCAATATGTAGCTGCCGGCCAGCCTCTATTTAAAATCAATGAACAACCATTCCTTGAGGCTTTAAATACAGCTAAGGCAAGTCTCAGTGCTGCAGAAGCCGCAATATTGAATGCACAACTGGAGGTCGACAAATTAGTCCCGCTTGTTCAGAACAAAGTGGTTTCCGATGTGCAGCTGAAAACTGCAAAAGCAACACTTCAGATCGCAAAAGCAAACGCGGCACAGGCCAAAGCAGGAGTTGCGGCAGCTCAAATCAACCTTGCCTATACGATCATTAAAGCGCCCGTTAGTGGCTATATCGGTTTATTGCCTAAAAAACAGGGGAGCTTAGTATCTCCTTCAGATACTGCACCTTTAACCCAACTATCTGATGTTCATGAAGTGCGTGTATATTTTTCCTTAGGCGAGGATGATTTTATTGACTTCAATAGCAAATATAGTGGTAAAACGCTTACAGAGCGAATTAAAAATGTGCCGAGTGTTGCGCTTGTGCTGGCCGATCAATCTGTTTATCCTCAGGAGGGAAAAATTGACATGGTAGACGGGCAGTTCGATAAACAAACCGGTGCAATTACCTTGAGAGCAAGCTTTCCAAATGCGCAGGGACTGTTACGTTCCGGAAATACGGGTAAAATACGCATCAGTATGGAACACAAAAATGCCTTGATCGTGCCGCAATCTGCCACCGTTGAAATGCAGGACAAAATATTTGTATTTACAGTGGCAGACAGCAATAAGGTGAAAAAAATGCCCATTTCAATTATCGGTAAAAGTGGTACAAATTACCTGGTTAAGGAAGGGGTAAAAAGCGGGGACCAGATTGTGTTGAGCGGACTTGACCGTCTGCAGGAAGGCCAGGAGATCCGTCCGGAGAAACCAACAAATAAAGTCGCCAGATTAAATTAA
- a CDS encoding SDR family oxidoreductase, whose translation MKSRDLFSLENKVIVVTGATGVLGESFALAIAEAGAKVAILGRNEEKANQRVKAITESGGEAIAVITDVLDETALNAAKNQILSTWGTIDGLVNAAGGNIPGATIAPDQNIFDIKVSDTQKAVELNLFGTVYPTHVFGRVIAEKGKGSIVNISSLAAQRPLTRVLGYTMGKNAIEGYTKWMAVELAQRYGDKVRVNALAPGVFLTEQNRSLLTNADGTFTDRAQRFVNHTPFGRLGNPQELNGTLIYLLSDASAFVNGETILVDGGFNAYSGV comes from the coding sequence ATGAAGAGCAGAGATCTGTTTTCATTAGAAAATAAGGTAATTGTAGTTACTGGCGCCACCGGAGTGTTGGGGGAATCATTTGCATTGGCCATTGCCGAAGCAGGGGCAAAGGTGGCCATTTTAGGCCGTAACGAAGAAAAGGCAAATCAAAGGGTAAAGGCGATTACAGAAAGCGGAGGAGAGGCAATAGCCGTGATTACTGACGTACTGGACGAAACCGCACTCAATGCCGCAAAAAATCAAATACTGAGTACCTGGGGTACCATCGATGGATTGGTGAATGCTGCAGGAGGGAATATCCCTGGCGCTACTATTGCTCCAGACCAGAACATCTTTGACATTAAGGTAAGCGACACTCAAAAAGCAGTCGAACTTAATCTTTTCGGTACGGTATATCCAACACACGTATTTGGCCGTGTCATTGCTGAAAAAGGAAAAGGATCCATCGTAAATATTTCTTCTCTGGCAGCACAGCGTCCTTTAACCCGCGTATTGGGTTATACGATGGGAAAAAACGCCATTGAAGGCTATACAAAATGGATGGCCGTAGAGCTTGCACAACGCTATGGAGATAAAGTCCGGGTAAATGCGCTTGCACCGGGTGTGTTTTTAACCGAACAGAACAGATCGCTTTTAACCAACGCAGATGGTACCTTTACCGATCGCGCGCAGCGTTTTGTCAATCATACACCTTTTGGCCGTCTGGGAAATCCCCAGGAGCTAAATGGTACCCTAATCTACCTGTTAAGCGATGCATCAGCATTTGTAAATGGTGAAACCATATTGGTCGATGGCGGTTTCAATGCCTACAGTGGCGTATAA
- a CDS encoding sugar kinase — MLNQENILVFGELLLRFSSTEDQFISKNHTVSLFPGGSEANVSASLGQWGIPCAYVSCVPENALAANALQSLADLGVNTNKTLLQGSRMGLYFLLSANGLTSGEVVYDRKYSSFSTLLPGVINWDEVLEGHTWFHWTALTPALNENMAAVCKEALQAARKKGLKISVDLNYRSRLWDYGKQPIAVMPELVQYCDVIMGNIWAVNKMLGIPVDENLNRQTTVDTYTVHASASAKAVFAAFPQCKHIAYTFRFMDNPRHNLFYGTYHNAEGDYRSAVLETNEVVDRIGSGDAFMAGLIYGLTSSTNGQEIIDKATSSGYRKLFVKGDFGDGAI, encoded by the coding sequence ATGCTAAATCAAGAAAACATATTGGTATTTGGGGAATTACTGTTAAGGTTTAGTTCCACTGAGGATCAATTTATTTCTAAGAACCACACCGTTTCTTTATTTCCCGGCGGATCGGAGGCGAACGTTTCTGCTTCATTGGGTCAATGGGGCATTCCATGTGCTTATGTGAGTTGTGTGCCAGAGAATGCGCTTGCCGCAAATGCCCTTCAATCGCTCGCCGATTTGGGGGTCAATACAAATAAAACGCTATTACAGGGCAGCCGTATGGGCTTGTATTTTCTGCTTTCTGCAAATGGACTGACAAGCGGAGAAGTGGTTTATGACAGAAAATATTCTTCATTTAGTACATTGTTGCCGGGGGTAATCAACTGGGACGAGGTATTGGAAGGACATACCTGGTTTCACTGGACAGCGCTTACCCCCGCTTTGAACGAAAATATGGCTGCTGTATGTAAAGAAGCTTTGCAGGCTGCCAGAAAAAAGGGCTTAAAAATATCCGTGGATCTGAACTACAGGAGCAGGCTTTGGGATTATGGCAAACAGCCAATAGCGGTAATGCCTGAGCTGGTACAATACTGCGATGTAATTATGGGGAATATCTGGGCGGTTAATAAAATGCTGGGCATCCCTGTCGACGAAAATCTAAATCGTCAAACTACTGTAGATACTTATACTGTACATGCCAGTGCTTCGGCCAAAGCTGTATTTGCTGCTTTTCCTCAGTGTAAACACATCGCCTATACTTTCAGGTTCATGGATAACCCCAGGCACAACCTCTTTTATGGAACCTATCACAATGCAGAAGGCGATTACAGGTCGGCCGTATTGGAAACCAATGAAGTAGTAGACAGGATTGGAAGCGGTGATGCATTTATGGCCGGTTTAATTTATGGCTTAACCAGCAGCACAAACGGGCAGGAAATCATAGACAAAGCAACTTCATCTGGTTATAGAAAGCTCTTTGTTAAAGGAGATTTCGGCGATGGCGCTATATAG
- a CDS encoding LacI family DNA-binding transcriptional regulator: MNNSVTLRDIAKALNLSISTISKALNDSHEIGAETKQKVLDYAKKHHYSPNRMAKGLKEGKSRSIGVVVCSLDNNVIAQMLDGIHKASTEKSYQIIIMQSKESEKQESACIELLYAGGVDGILISPAYETINFSYLVSLQDAGLPIVLFDRLIDQINTHKVGADNFKGAYDATRHLIDNGYKNIAHLNTNTILSIATDRLNGYKQALADSGIKYRPELLRSCNYTDTNKLNEDLEQAIKYYMGLKDRPDAIFTATDQISTRCLMLLNKMGYKIPEDVALIGFTNTELADAMNPPLSTVHQPAFEIGQFAAEKLIAMIEGKRLDEGYETVMLPTNIKVRASSQSRI, from the coding sequence ATGAACAACAGCGTCACATTAAGAGATATTGCCAAAGCGCTAAATTTATCTATTTCTACAATTTCTAAAGCATTAAATGATAGTCATGAAATTGGTGCAGAAACCAAACAAAAGGTTTTGGATTATGCTAAAAAGCATCATTACTCTCCCAATAGAATGGCAAAAGGCTTAAAGGAAGGTAAAAGCAGGTCGATTGGCGTTGTAGTGTGTTCACTTGACAACAATGTCATTGCACAGATGCTCGATGGCATCCATAAGGCCAGTACTGAAAAATCTTACCAGATTATCATTATGCAAAGCAAAGAGTCGGAGAAGCAGGAAAGTGCATGTATAGAGCTGCTATATGCTGGTGGAGTAGACGGCATTCTGATCTCCCCTGCTTATGAAACCATTAATTTTAGTTACCTGGTCTCCTTGCAGGACGCTGGCTTGCCGATTGTACTTTTCGACAGACTTATTGATCAGATCAACACGCACAAGGTTGGCGCGGATAATTTTAAGGGAGCATACGATGCAACCAGGCACCTGATTGACAATGGCTATAAAAACATTGCACATTTGAATACGAATACCATATTGAGTATTGCTACAGATCGTCTGAATGGATACAAACAGGCCCTGGCAGATAGCGGGATTAAGTACCGGCCAGAGTTGTTGCGCTCTTGCAATTATACGGACACCAATAAATTAAATGAAGATTTGGAGCAGGCCATTAAGTATTATATGGGGTTAAAAGACAGGCCGGATGCAATTTTTACGGCAACAGACCAGATCAGCACGAGATGTTTGATGCTCCTGAATAAAATGGGCTATAAGATCCCTGAAGATGTTGCCTTAATAGGATTTACAAATACGGAACTTGCCGATGCCATGAACCCGCCTTTAAGTACGGTGCATCAACCGGCTTTTGAGATCGGTCAATTTGCTGCAGAAAAGTTGATTGCTATGATTGAAGGAAAAAGATTGGATGAAGGATATGAGACTGTGATGTTGCCTACAAATATTAAAGTAAGGGCTTCATCACAGTCTAGAATTTAG
- a CDS encoding TetR/AcrR family transcriptional regulator: MGSKERIQRLKEDTRTNILDAALKIVKEEGWQALSMRKIADKIEYTAPIIYEYFHNKDGILLELTRQGYVILGKKVKAAKKAQEHTADQLEAMWIAYWNFAFKYKEFYQLMYGVDMVCCDQKKSMPEIEFLDNLFFDTIKDLMKGESPEENRVCRKYYTFWSIVHGLISINLVNKGRDEAMNQHILKDALKGIIKYIND, from the coding sequence ATGGGAAGTAAAGAACGTATACAAAGGCTTAAAGAAGACACGAGGACAAACATCCTCGATGCTGCCTTAAAGATCGTTAAGGAAGAGGGCTGGCAGGCATTAAGCATGAGAAAAATTGCAGATAAGATTGAATACACTGCACCCATCATATATGAATATTTTCACAATAAAGATGGAATACTCCTTGAACTTACAAGGCAGGGCTATGTTATTTTAGGTAAAAAAGTTAAAGCAGCCAAAAAAGCCCAGGAACATACAGCAGACCAGCTTGAAGCGATGTGGATTGCCTATTGGAACTTTGCTTTTAAATACAAGGAATTTTATCAGCTGATGTACGGTGTAGATATGGTATGTTGTGATCAAAAGAAATCAATGCCAGAAATTGAATTTTTAGACAATCTCTTTTTTGATACCATTAAAGATCTGATGAAAGGTGAAAGTCCTGAAGAAAACCGGGTGTGCAGAAAATATTATACCTTCTGGTCAATTGTACATGGGTTAATCTCCATAAACCTGGTCAACAAAGGAAGGGATGAAGCAATGAACCAGCATATATTAAAAGACGCATTAAAAGGAATTATAAAATACATCAACGATTAA
- a CDS encoding efflux RND transporter permease subunit, producing the protein MFKIFIQRPVLATVISILLVILGVLGLTKLPLQQFPDIAPPSVLVTAVYPGANAETVLRSVAPSLEESINGVENMSYMSSTASNDGSLAITVYFKLGTDPDQAAVNVQNRVAQATSQLPAEVVQQGIITAKQQNSFIMAIGMYTEDESKYDQTFVANYAQINIIPEIKRIPGVGAASIFGGVKDYSMRVWLNPTQMSAYKVTPNEIMAAIQDKSLEAAPGRFGEKSKEVFEYVIKYKGKLSKPEEYENIAIRANSDGSILRLKDVARIEFGAYSYSSLTRLNGKKGIVIGVIQLAGTNANEIQVSINKLMEKAAKDFPDGIKQNIFYSTKVALDQSIEQVQHTLIEAFILVFIVVFLFLQDFRSTLIPAIAVPVAILGTFFFMQLFGFSINLLTLFALVLAIGIVVDDAIVVVEAVHAKMEHKRLSPKVATTEAMHEITGAIVSITLVMAAVFLPVGFMEGSTGVFYRQFAFTMAIAIVISAVNALTLSPALAALFLKDTHVNEGHTTAKTGFKERFFTGFNRSFNSLTNRYLGGLKFLIRNKWVSLGGLALITLGTIWMVKTTPSGFIPTEDQGFIAIAVSTPSGTSLDGTSKVMAQAETELKALQSSGFVTSLPGFNLLTNSTSPSAAVVFVLLKPTKERGEVKDINAIMDVVRGKLAGITGGSFFVFSFPTVPGFSNVEALDLVLQDKTGGKLDKFSGIANNFIGELMKRKEIAVAFTSFKADYPQLQLEVNDEKADQLGVSVKDILQTMQTYFGSAQASDFNRFGKYYRVVVQADVDDRADPSSIDKVFVKNKAGEMVPIKTLVKLTRVYGSETASRYNLFNSIQVNAIPKPGFSSGDAIKAIEEVATQQLPAGYAYEFSGQTREEISSGGQSVVIFMLCLLFIYFLLAAQYESYILPLAVILSIPTGIFGVFVAIGLTGIENNIYVQVALIMLIGLLAKNAILIVEFAVQRRRAGQTLIAAALEAAKLRLRPIIMTSLAFVVGLFPMSIATGPSAQGNHSISIGAAGGMLSGVVLGLFIIPVLFVAFQYLQEKVKGKQDTAGSDHQPVAVKVESDIIYS; encoded by the coding sequence ATGTTTAAAATATTCATTCAGCGTCCGGTACTGGCCACAGTGATTTCCATTCTACTGGTTATCCTTGGCGTACTGGGCTTAACTAAACTGCCCCTGCAACAATTTCCGGATATCGCACCACCATCTGTATTGGTAACGGCAGTATATCCTGGTGCCAATGCCGAAACTGTGCTGAGGTCAGTAGCCCCATCTCTTGAAGAATCTATTAATGGGGTCGAAAACATGAGCTATATGAGCTCAACAGCAAGTAACGATGGTTCGCTTGCCATAACGGTATATTTTAAGCTGGGCACAGATCCGGATCAGGCAGCGGTAAACGTACAGAACAGGGTAGCGCAGGCCACCAGTCAGCTCCCTGCCGAAGTGGTACAACAGGGTATCATTACAGCCAAACAACAAAACAGCTTTATTATGGCTATCGGTATGTATACAGAGGATGAAAGCAAATACGATCAGACTTTTGTAGCCAACTATGCCCAGATCAATATCATACCGGAAATCAAAAGGATTCCTGGTGTTGGTGCCGCAAGCATATTTGGCGGTGTCAAAGACTACTCCATGCGCGTTTGGCTTAATCCTACCCAGATGTCGGCCTATAAGGTGACACCAAATGAAATCATGGCTGCCATTCAGGATAAAAGTCTCGAGGCCGCCCCAGGCAGATTTGGAGAAAAGAGCAAAGAGGTATTTGAATATGTAATCAAATACAAAGGTAAACTATCCAAACCCGAGGAGTATGAAAATATAGCTATACGGGCCAACTCAGATGGCTCTATATTAAGGCTTAAAGATGTGGCCAGAATCGAATTTGGTGCTTATTCTTATTCCAGTCTTACCCGCCTGAACGGAAAAAAGGGGATAGTAATAGGCGTTATTCAATTGGCAGGTACCAATGCCAATGAAATTCAGGTTTCCATAAACAAACTCATGGAGAAAGCTGCAAAAGACTTCCCTGACGGTATTAAACAGAACATCTTTTACAGTACCAAAGTAGCACTAGATCAATCCATAGAACAAGTGCAGCACACGCTGATCGAAGCATTTATACTGGTTTTTATTGTTGTATTCCTATTCCTGCAGGACTTCAGGTCTACACTAATCCCTGCAATTGCGGTTCCGGTAGCCATATTGGGTACGTTCTTCTTCATGCAGCTGTTCGGGTTCTCTATTAACCTCTTAACACTCTTTGCATTGGTACTTGCCATAGGCATTGTGGTCGACGATGCCATCGTAGTGGTAGAAGCCGTTCATGCCAAAATGGAACACAAACGGCTCTCACCTAAAGTGGCTACCACAGAAGCCATGCACGAAATCACGGGGGCAATTGTATCCATTACACTGGTAATGGCCGCTGTATTTCTTCCTGTTGGCTTTATGGAAGGCTCAACCGGCGTATTCTACAGGCAGTTCGCATTTACTATGGCTATTGCAATTGTGATTTCAGCTGTCAATGCTTTAACTTTGAGTCCGGCCCTGGCTGCACTTTTCCTAAAGGATACTCATGTAAATGAAGGCCATACAACTGCAAAAACCGGGTTTAAAGAAAGGTTTTTTACCGGTTTTAACAGAAGTTTCAACTCGCTTACCAACAGATACCTGGGAGGACTTAAATTTCTGATCAGGAATAAGTGGGTCAGTCTTGGTGGATTGGCACTCATTACACTGGGAACCATCTGGATGGTAAAAACAACACCATCAGGCTTCATCCCTACAGAAGATCAGGGTTTTATTGCAATTGCGGTTTCAACACCTTCCGGAACTTCGCTGGATGGGACTTCAAAAGTAATGGCGCAAGCCGAAACTGAACTTAAAGCTTTGCAGTCCTCAGGTTTTGTGACTTCACTTCCAGGTTTTAACCTGCTCACCAATTCAACAAGTCCCTCTGCTGCCGTGGTTTTCGTGTTGCTGAAACCAACCAAAGAAAGGGGCGAGGTAAAAGACATCAATGCCATCATGGATGTGGTTCGGGGCAAGCTGGCAGGTATTACAGGGGGGAGTTTCTTTGTATTCAGTTTCCCTACTGTTCCCGGCTTCAGCAATGTTGAGGCACTGGACCTGGTACTGCAGGATAAAACAGGAGGAAAACTCGACAAGTTCAGCGGTATTGCCAATAACTTTATCGGAGAATTAATGAAACGTAAAGAAATCGCCGTTGCTTTTACCAGCTTTAAAGCAGATTACCCGCAATTACAACTGGAGGTGAACGACGAAAAGGCCGATCAGCTTGGCGTGAGCGTTAAAGACATTCTCCAAACCATGCAAACCTATTTTGGTAGTGCACAGGCTTCCGATTTTAACCGCTTTGGAAAATACTACAGAGTAGTAGTCCAGGCCGATGTGGACGACAGGGCAGATCCCTCTTCAATTGATAAGGTATTTGTTAAGAACAAAGCAGGTGAAATGGTACCTATCAAAACGCTTGTAAAGTTAACACGTGTCTACGGTTCAGAAACGGCATCACGTTACAACCTGTTCAATTCCATACAGGTGAACGCAATCCCTAAACCCGGATTCAGTTCAGGTGATGCAATCAAGGCGATAGAAGAGGTAGCAACCCAGCAGTTGCCGGCAGGCTATGCTTACGAATTCTCTGGACAGACTCGGGAAGAGATTTCATCTGGCGGACAATCTGTAGTTATTTTCATGTTATGTCTGCTGTTTATATATTTCCTGTTAGCTGCTCAATATGAGAGTTATATCCTCCCACTGGCAGTTATACTTTCTATTCCTACCGGTATATTCGGGGTATTTGTAGCCATAGGTTTAACCGGAATTGAAAACAACATTTATGTTCAGGTGGCTTTGATCATGCTCATCGGCTTGCTTGCCAAAAATGCAATTCTTATTGTTGAATTTGCTGTACAGCGAAGAAGGGCAGGCCAAACAC
- the uxuA gene encoding mannonate dehydratase, which translates to MNTVNHKLLQTWRWYGPSDPVSLQDVKQAGATGIVTALHHVPHGEVWPLEDIIERKSIIEAAGLHWAVVESVPVHEAIKTRRSDADHYIENYKTTLKNLSQCGIRTVCYNFMPVLDWTRTQLDLVMEDGSKALYFNWLDLAVFDLFILKREGADADYTESIRNRAKDRYASMNTDQLNELKVNVLMGIPNEKEIELEALRASIEEYKSIGMEGLKKNLAYFLNGIAEVCEETGVNMTIHPDDPPYAILGLPRIASTKEDLISILKSVDKPFNGICYCTGSLGAGVSNDLKDIFEAVKERVYFLHLRNVTKDEEGNFYEADHLGGDVNMYEIMKAIVAENALRAQPIPFRPDHGHQMLDDLNKVTNPGYSAIGRLRGLAELRGLELGITGNY; encoded by the coding sequence ATGAATACAGTAAATCATAAATTGTTACAAACCTGGCGCTGGTACGGACCATCAGATCCGGTTAGTTTGCAGGATGTAAAACAGGCAGGAGCTACCGGCATTGTTACAGCCCTGCATCATGTTCCCCATGGTGAAGTCTGGCCATTGGAAGATATCATAGAAAGAAAATCTATTATTGAAGCAGCCGGACTGCATTGGGCAGTGGTAGAAAGCGTACCTGTACACGAAGCCATCAAAACCCGGAGAAGCGATGCCGATCATTATATAGAAAATTACAAGACTACATTGAAGAACCTGTCCCAATGTGGTATTAGGACGGTTTGTTATAATTTTATGCCAGTGCTTGACTGGACAAGGACACAGCTTGACTTGGTAATGGAAGACGGCTCAAAAGCGCTGTATTTCAACTGGCTAGATCTTGCAGTTTTTGACCTGTTTATTCTGAAAAGGGAAGGTGCCGACGCCGATTATACGGAAAGCATCCGGAACAGGGCAAAAGATCGTTATGCTTCCATGAATACGGATCAGCTGAATGAACTAAAAGTGAACGTGCTGATGGGGATTCCTAACGAAAAAGAAATCGAATTGGAAGCTTTACGTGCCAGCATAGAAGAATATAAGTCTATCGGAATGGAAGGCCTGAAAAAAAACCTCGCCTACTTTTTAAACGGGATCGCAGAGGTGTGTGAAGAAACAGGTGTAAATATGACCATTCACCCCGATGATCCTCCATATGCAATACTGGGCCTGCCACGAATTGCAAGTACCAAAGAAGATCTGATCAGCATCCTTAAAAGCGTAGACAAACCATTTAATGGCATTTGTTATTGTACAGGTTCCTTAGGAGCAGGTGTATCAAATGACCTGAAAGATATATTTGAAGCCGTAAAAGAAAGGGTATATTTCCTTCACTTGCGTAACGTAACCAAAGACGAAGAAGGCAATTTCTACGAAGCCGATCACTTGGGTGGTGATGTGAATATGTATGAAATTATGAAGGCTATTGTTGCGGAAAATGCCCTCAGAGCGCAACCTATACCCTTCAGACCAGACCATGGTCATCAGATGCTGGATGACTTAAACAAGGTTACCAATCCGGGATACTCCGCAATAGGAAGGTTGCGCGGACTGGCAGAGCTGCGCGGACTCGAGCTGGGAATTACAGGCAATTATTAA